A stretch of the Vibrio stylophorae genome encodes the following:
- a CDS encoding DUF2878 domain-containing protein has translation MKYLVYSLWFQLVWLVAVLGQQTLLPWLLALLFVNAVIIHRYFSFPIWLPLVIAMLGVVLDILNRGLGVFEFSTPRFPLWLVCLWVAFGAYLLVMTPVLKQLGLFAVAVIGALAGAISYWAGFKLGVVTWPRGENATVIILAIEWGIMLPVLHHLAVRMLKRAGGKHALSTE, from the coding sequence ATGAAATACCTAGTCTATTCACTATGGTTCCAGTTGGTTTGGTTAGTGGCCGTGTTGGGACAACAAACACTATTGCCTTGGCTATTGGCACTACTTTTTGTCAACGCTGTGATTATCCACCGTTATTTCTCTTTTCCTATCTGGTTGCCCTTAGTGATTGCCATGCTTGGGGTGGTGCTTGATATTCTTAATCGTGGTCTTGGTGTCTTTGAATTTAGCACCCCGCGTTTTCCGCTTTGGCTTGTTTGTTTGTGGGTCGCCTTTGGTGCTTATCTGCTGGTGATGACTCCCGTGCTCAAACAGCTTGGTCTTTTTGCTGTTGCCGTCATTGGTGCACTTGCTGGGGCAATCAGCTATTGGGCTGGATTTAAGTTGGGTGTGGTGACATGGCCGCGTGGTGAAAACGCAACGGTGATCATTTTGGCCATTGAGTGGGGCATTATGCTCCCTGTGTTACATCATCTTGCCGTGAGAATGCTCAAGCGTGCGGGAGGAAAACATGCACTTTCCACGGAATAA
- a CDS encoding chalcone isomerase family protein, which produces MHFPRNKGGVVLGLALLMLWMPIPEAMAKESKAIAIETKVNANESDALTPAMHVWQDWPVVGEARLTWGIWTIYDATLRAPRGTVISQTPFKVHQPMALQIIYKRNIASDDFVEATVAQWQKQQVSAFNIAQWQPQLGKLFPSVRKGEQLIYLFDGEQGQLWYQTKQGIFLRGTVTDPAFTNAFLGIWLAPNSQYPTLRLQLLGEARS; this is translated from the coding sequence ATGCACTTTCCACGGAATAAAGGGGGCGTCGTTTTGGGATTGGCATTGCTGATGCTCTGGATGCCAATTCCAGAAGCCATGGCTAAAGAAAGTAAGGCCATAGCCATAGAAACTAAAGTCAACGCCAATGAAAGTGATGCGCTCACCCCTGCAATGCATGTGTGGCAAGACTGGCCTGTGGTGGGTGAAGCGCGTCTGACTTGGGGCATTTGGACCATTTATGATGCGACTTTGCGTGCACCGCGAGGAACCGTGATATCGCAAACGCCCTTTAAGGTGCATCAGCCTATGGCGCTGCAAATCATATATAAGCGCAATATTGCCAGTGATGATTTTGTCGAGGCTACGGTGGCGCAATGGCAAAAACAGCAAGTCTCTGCGTTTAACATTGCGCAGTGGCAACCGCAGCTCGGTAAGCTGTTCCCATCGGTGCGAAAAGGTGAGCAGCTGATTTATCTGTTTGATGGTGAGCAAGGACAGCTTTGGTATCAAACAAAGCAGGGGATTTTTTTACGCGGTACGGTCACCGATCCTGCATTTACTAACGCTTTTTTAGGCATATGGCTTGCCCCCAACTCGCAATATCCAACATTGCGATTGCAGCTGTTAGGTGAGGCGCGTTCATGA
- a CDS encoding DUF3833 domain-containing protein, producing MALMLLLMSGCSADIEEYETTHPSFDLFEYFQGEVHAWGMVQDYRYQQTRRFEVVILGYVDDGVLVLEEDFVFDDGDIDRRVWRIEQIDAHQYQGEADDILGMATGVSYGNALQWQYSMNIEVDDSSYEIHFDDWLYRQDERHLFNLTKMTKFGVEVGRITLFFQKIE from the coding sequence ATGGCCCTGATGCTCCTTTTGATGAGCGGTTGCAGCGCAGATATTGAGGAGTACGAAACAACCCATCCATCCTTTGATCTTTTTGAATACTTTCAAGGTGAAGTTCACGCTTGGGGCATGGTGCAAGATTACCGTTATCAACAAACACGCCGCTTTGAGGTGGTGATCCTCGGTTATGTTGACGACGGGGTTTTAGTCCTTGAGGAAGACTTTGTATTTGATGATGGTGACATTGACCGACGCGTTTGGCGCATAGAACAGATTGACGCGCATCAATACCAAGGAGAGGCGGACGATATTTTAGGCATGGCTACGGGTGTGAGCTACGGTAATGCACTGCAATGGCAGTACAGTATGAATATTGAAGTCGATGACAGCAGCTATGAAATTCACTTTGATGATTGGCTCTATCGCCAAGATGAGCGTCACCTATTTAATTTAACCAAGATGACCAAATTTGGGGTCGAGGTGGGGCGAATTACCCTGTTTTTCCAAAAAATTGAATAA